One genomic window of Sodaliphilus pleomorphus includes the following:
- a CDS encoding nucleoside recognition domain-containing protein — MKLKGLKNASGCMCLLIVGALFSFIGWRMGAANMLNTVMHTAHDLLLNTCFYLMSICVITGAIGKLFVEFRVVDLFEKMLRPLMKPLFNLPGMASLGAVLTFLSDNPAIITLSKDKRFASHFKKFQFISLTNFGTAFGMGLIVIVFMIGAGYYVEPFIGFVGAFAGCIISTRCMQHFVLKAYPQYRDEVAVDFEPTSADDGSEQTPLERKSTFLRTLNSLLDGGKMGVEVGLSIIPGVLIISSLVMILTFGPSTSGAYTGAAYEGIELLPDVANVFAGFFDAVFGFSDPHQIAFPITALGAVGAALSLVPNFQAHGWIDGNAIAVFTAIGMCWSGFLSTHTAMLDSLGYRELTSKAIISHTIGGLGAALVAHWIYLLYMLAV, encoded by the coding sequence ATGGGCGCTGCCAACATGCTCAACACCGTGATGCACACGGCCCACGACCTGCTGCTCAACACGTGTTTCTACCTGATGAGCATCTGTGTGATCACGGGTGCCATAGGCAAGCTCTTTGTCGAGTTTCGTGTCGTCGACCTGTTTGAGAAGATGCTCAGGCCGCTCATGAAGCCGCTGTTCAACCTGCCGGGCATGGCCTCGCTGGGTGCCGTGCTCACCTTCCTGAGCGACAACCCGGCCATCATCACCTTGTCAAAGGACAAGCGCTTTGCCTCCCACTTCAAGAAGTTCCAGTTCATCTCGCTCACCAACTTCGGCACCGCCTTTGGCATGGGCCTCATCGTGATCGTGTTTATGATAGGTGCCGGCTACTATGTGGAGCCCTTCATAGGCTTTGTGGGTGCCTTTGCAGGCTGCATCATCTCGACGCGGTGCATGCAGCACTTCGTGCTCAAGGCCTACCCGCAGTACCGCGACGAGGTGGCGGTCGACTTCGAGCCCACGAGTGCCGACGACGGGTCGGAACAGACGCCCCTGGAGCGCAAGTCGACCTTCCTGCGCACGCTCAACTCGCTGCTCGACGGCGGCAAGATGGGTGTGGAAGTGGGCCTGTCGATCATCCCCGGCGTGCTCATCATCTCGTCGCTGGTCATGATACTCACCTTCGGGCCCAGCACCTCGGGGGCCTACACCGGTGCGGCCTACGAGGGCATCGAGCTGCTGCCCGACGTGGCCAATGTGTTTGCGGGCTTCTTCGACGCCGTGTTTGGCTTCAGCGACCCGCACCAGATTGCCTTCCCCATCACGGCGCTGGGCGCTGTGGGCGCCGCCTTGAGCCTGGTGCCCAACTTCCAGGCCCACGGCTGGATCGACGGCAACGCCATCGCCGTGTTCACGGCCATAGGCATGTGTTGGAGCGGCTTCCTGAGCACCCACACGGCCATGCTCGACTCGCTGGGCTACCGCGAGCTCACCTCCAAGGCCATCATCTCCCACACCATAGGCGGCCTGGGGGCAGCCCTGGTGGCTCACTGGATTTATCTGCTCTACATGCTTGCAGTCTGA